One window of the Verrucomicrobiota bacterium genome contains the following:
- the ispF gene encoding 2-C-methyl-D-erythritol 2,4-cyclodiphosphate synthase produces MITRSGIGYDVHRLEQLDQERPLVLGGVTLRHPQGLTLSGHSDADVLCHAIADALLGAAGLQDIGHYFPNTDPSIRGISSLEILRQVAAILVKAGATIINVDSTLVAEEPKIGPYVQQMRERIAESLGLVASRVGVKATTNECLGFLGRGEGIAAMATASVETPSE; encoded by the coding sequence ATGATCACCCGCAGCGGCATCGGCTATGATGTACATCGGCTAGAGCAGTTAGATCAGGAGAGACCGCTCGTGCTTGGCGGCGTGACGCTTCGCCACCCGCAGGGACTCACCCTTTCGGGTCACTCCGATGCGGATGTCCTCTGTCACGCGATCGCCGACGCCCTGCTCGGGGCGGCGGGCCTGCAGGACATCGGGCATTATTTTCCGAATACCGATCCATCCATTCGCGGCATCTCCAGTTTGGAGATCTTGCGCCAAGTCGCTGCGATCCTAGTCAAGGCAGGAGCGACAATCATCAACGTCGATTCCACGCTGGTCGCAGAGGAACCAAAGATTGGCCCTTATGTTCAGCAGATGAGAGAGCGCATCGCCGAATCACTGGGGCTGGTTGCTTCGCGCGTCGGCGTCAAGGCGACCACCAACGAATGCCTAGGATTCTTGGGACGCGGCGAAGGGATCGCGGCGATGGCGACCGCATCTGTGGAGACTCCTTCCGAATAG
- a CDS encoding inositol monophosphatase, which produces MEELILTTARDAALAAGGMIRGHFEKELNVDSAEAHDIKLELDRRSQALIESLILGAFPDHAIYGEEGIRGDQTAADQWIIDPIDGTVNFFYGIPHFAVSIAHRHNGVLTTGVIYQPMTDELWVASRSTGRVTLNGRPIRVSSRTKLSDAIVAVGVSKTEGAIEKGLPILGQMMRSARKTRMMGSAALDIAYVASGRLDAYIESQISLWDIAAGMLMVELAGGKVDLRAHDTVADKYSCVACGGGIAFTHL; this is translated from the coding sequence ATGGAAGAACTGATACTCACGACCGCACGGGATGCGGCCCTTGCAGCCGGCGGAATGATCCGAGGACACTTCGAAAAGGAACTCAACGTGGACTCGGCTGAGGCCCACGACATCAAGCTCGAGCTCGACCGCCGTTCCCAGGCGCTGATCGAGTCTCTTATTCTGGGGGCCTTTCCCGACCATGCGATCTATGGAGAGGAGGGGATCCGCGGGGACCAGACAGCCGCGGATCAGTGGATCATCGATCCGATCGACGGTACGGTGAATTTCTTTTACGGAATTCCGCATTTTGCAGTTTCCATCGCGCATCGTCACAACGGGGTCCTCACGACAGGCGTGATCTACCAACCAATGACCGATGAACTGTGGGTCGCCTCGCGTTCCACCGGTCGCGTCACACTGAATGGACGCCCGATCCGTGTAAGCAGCCGCACCAAGCTCTCCGACGCGATCGTCGCCGTGGGAGTCTCGAAGACTGAAGGCGCCATCGAGAAGGGACTCCCTATTCTGGGGCAGATGATGCGGTCCGCGCGCAAGACCCGTATGATGGGAAGCGCCGCGCTCGACATCGCCTATGTGGCCAGTGGCCGCCTCGACGCCTACATCGAGAGTCAGATCAGTCTCTGGGACATCGCAGCAGGGATGCTGATGGTCGAGCTCGCCGGCGGCAAGGTCGACCTGAGGGCCCATGACACGGTCGCTGACAAATACTCCTGCGTTGCTTGCGGCGGAGGAATTGCCTTCACGCATCTTTAA
- a CDS encoding phosphopantothenoylcysteine decarboxylase, with the protein MENAGKESPNGRGKTIVLGVTGSIAAYKAAEIVSQLRKAGHDVFVVMTRRATEFITPLTLATLSRNPVLCDLSEENSGAWKPGHIELSDRADLLLIAPASANTLARLAHGFADDALGSVALATRAPLLIAPAMNGKMWEHPATKMNAETLRTRGASFVGPAEGMLACGYEGLGRLAEVSAIIADAEKILAAK; encoded by the coding sequence ATGGAAAACGCAGGGAAAGAATCACCTAACGGCCGGGGAAAAACGATCGTCCTGGGTGTGACCGGATCTATCGCTGCGTACAAGGCGGCCGAGATTGTCAGCCAGCTCCGCAAGGCGGGCCATGATGTCTTCGTTGTGATGACGCGCAGGGCCACCGAATTCATCACACCTCTCACGCTCGCTACGCTCTCGCGCAATCCCGTGTTGTGTGATCTCTCCGAGGAAAATTCAGGAGCCTGGAAGCCCGGGCACATCGAGTTGTCGGATCGCGCGGATCTGCTGCTCATCGCGCCGGCTAGCGCGAACACGCTAGCGCGCCTCGCTCATGGATTTGCGGATGATGCGCTGGGATCGGTCGCGCTCGCCACACGCGCCCCTCTTCTCATCGCGCCGGCGATGAACGGAAAGATGTGGGAGCACCCCGCGACCAAGATGAATGCGGAGACACTGCGCACGCGCGGAGCCTCATTTGTCGGGCCAGCGGAAGGCATGCTTGCATGCGGGTACGAAGGGCTTGGAAGACTTGCCGAGGTGTCGGCGATCATCGCAGACGCGGAGAAAATTCTCGCGGCCAAGTAA
- the gmk gene encoding guanylate kinase, protein MNNPSHNFRRSGILFVISAPSGAGKTTLCTTLRQKPDFVWSVSCTTRAPRTGEIDGEDYHFLSREEFTRRLGAREFLEHAEVHGNHYGTLKGPVLENLKNGIDVLLDIDTHGVDNIRACGDPIILEALADVFIMPPDLEELRRRLMRRGTETSEQVEIRMSNAAREMECWRDYRYTIISGSMEENIEKFRAVMRAERYLSRRMSVVTESVG, encoded by the coding sequence GTGAATAATCCATCCCACAACTTTCGGCGCTCCGGCATCCTCTTCGTGATTTCCGCACCCTCAGGTGCCGGGAAGACGACGCTCTGCACCACGCTGCGGCAGAAGCCCGACTTCGTCTGGTCCGTCTCCTGCACGACCCGAGCACCCCGGACCGGGGAAATCGACGGGGAAGATTACCATTTCCTATCCCGTGAGGAATTCACACGGCGTCTCGGTGCGAGAGAATTTCTGGAGCATGCCGAGGTCCACGGCAACCACTACGGCACGCTGAAGGGACCCGTGCTCGAAAACCTCAAGAACGGCATCGACGTGCTCCTCGACATCGACACGCACGGCGTCGACAACATCCGCGCCTGCGGAGATCCAATCATCCTCGAGGCCCTCGCCGATGTCTTCATCATGCCCCCCGATCTCGAAGAGCTCCGCCGGCGTCTCATGCGCCGTGGCACGGAGACGTCCGAGCAAGTAGAGATCCGAATGAGCAACGCAGCCCGCGAGATGGAATGCTGGCGCGATTATCGCTACACGATTATCAGCGGCTCGATGGAGGAGAACATAGAGAAGTTCCGGGCTGTCATGCGCGCCGAGCGTTACCTCAGCCGCCGCATGTCCGTCGTCACGGAAAGCGTGGGCTGA
- a CDS encoding YicC family protein, with product MESMTGHGRASALAEGWRFTVECGSVNRKGIEIAISLPKPLAALEPKLREVIQKRIGRGRINVTVLLENAAGPDNSQGVVDKQAARRTLQELQALQAELGLPGQISLELLLRSPGVMRNGTEEPPDTDTLWPALQTALTEALDRMIVMRKKEGAHLVTDLLKRIKLLESAAKAIRARVPAVLRLRRDHLKARLEELGLPLPANDPALARELAFMAERSDITEELARLESHFVQCRESLNSSEQAGRTLDYLAQEMFREFNTLGNKAGDASISQRVVQSKAELDRIREQVANLE from the coding sequence ATGGAAAGCATGACAGGACATGGCCGGGCCAGCGCTCTGGCCGAAGGATGGCGATTCACGGTGGAATGCGGCTCGGTAAACCGTAAAGGAATCGAGATCGCTATCTCGCTGCCAAAGCCACTTGCAGCGCTTGAGCCGAAGCTTCGGGAAGTGATTCAGAAAAGAATCGGCCGCGGGCGTATCAATGTGACTGTCTTGCTAGAGAATGCCGCGGGTCCGGACAACTCCCAGGGCGTCGTCGACAAGCAAGCCGCGCGCCGCACACTCCAGGAGCTTCAGGCCCTGCAGGCGGAGCTGGGCCTTCCCGGGCAGATCTCTCTAGAGCTATTGCTCCGATCTCCCGGCGTGATGAGAAACGGCACAGAGGAGCCTCCGGACACCGATACTCTCTGGCCTGCGCTGCAGACAGCGCTCACTGAGGCGTTGGATCGAATGATCGTGATGAGAAAGAAGGAGGGGGCTCACCTCGTCACGGACTTGCTCAAGCGCATCAAGCTGTTGGAGTCCGCGGCCAAGGCCATCCGCGCCCGCGTCCCCGCCGTGCTGCGTTTGCGGCGCGATCATCTGAAGGCCCGCTTGGAGGAGTTGGGACTTCCTTTACCTGCGAATGATCCCGCGCTCGCACGGGAACTCGCCTTCATGGCCGAGCGCAGCGACATCACCGAGGAGTTGGCCCGACTGGAGAGCCATTTCGTGCAGTGCAGAGAATCGCTGAACAGTTCCGAGCAGGCCGGCAGGACGCTCGACTATCTGGCCCAGGAGATGTTCCGCGAATTCAACACGCTCGGAAACAAGGCCGGGGATGCGTCCATCTCCCAACGGGTCGTGCAATCCAAGGCGGAGCTTGATAGAATCCGCGAACAAGTCGCCAATCTCGAGTAA